CGGAGTTCGGTGCTCGTATTTGCCCGCGGAGCCAGCGCAAAGAAGCCGAAGACGGGCACCACCATCTCAAGTTCTCGGCGGTAGGCTTCGTAGTCGGGCGCACCGGGCCGAATGAAACCAAGTTGAGGCGTCTGATCGACCACGCGTCGGAGAACGATCGGAGCGCTCGCTGGCGTAAACTGTGCACCACCGGGATTTGAGAGCGTCGTGATCAGACCGCGCGCGGGCTCGTCACTCGTTTCGGGGCGCGACACCATGATCAGACGTATCGCTCCCTTTTCGAGTGTAACGAAGTTCACGAATGGCCGCCCGTCGGGGATGTAGACTCGGCCCTTCTGCGTGTGCCCAGCATCGACACGTTCTCGTTCCTCGAACATGAGGCAGGACTCGGTCTCGTCCCAATGAACGGCCATGAGGTAAGCATTGATAATCTCGGGGTTCGAGAAGGCCGGCCTAAAGCATACATAATTCCCCTCAAATGCTTCTACACTTGCACGAGCGTAGCAGCCGAGATCGTAGGCGGCGTCGGATCTGGATGGCATTAGATGTTCGAGATCGTCAGCAATGGGGGGCGCATCATGCAAGGGACAATCCTTGTGCGGGTCGTTGCCCGCCCGCTCGGCGGTAACCTTGCGTATGCGCTCCGACTCGTTGAAGACCGCGAGAACCATGCCACCGACGATGAGGCCGGTTAAGCCCGTGCTTAGCGCCACTAGATGAACCGCGTCCTCCGGATGTGCATAGAACTGAGCCAGCACTTGCTGGCCGACCATATGCGCGACCAGCCACCCCGCGCAGGTCAGTGCAACACCGTTCCCCAGAGCCCCGAGGGCGGCGACGCGGTACCAGCTCCAACGCGAGCATCCCAGATAGGAACAAATAAGCCCAAGCGAGACCGTGCAGATGAAAGGCGTAATGACCCCATATAACCGTTCAATGAACTGCTTAAGAACGTACTGATATCCTTCGCCTTGCATCAAGGCGGACACGAGCGGAATACCGATACGGAGGGCAATCGATAGTCCCACAACAATGAGACCTGCGACTACCAACTCGGCAATAGGCGGGTATGTTGGCGAGTCGCCCTCTTTGCGTCCAATGAAACGTTGTGCCACGACGATCGCACCTGAGACTGCGAAACCGATTGAAATCCCAAATGTAATTGCAATCGTTAGGACTTTTCCTACGTCGAGCGGGAGCGTCCCCGGCATAAACACCATCGTGCCAATGCTCCAGGCAATGACGAGGAAGATCGTTGTCGCCCATTGATCCAGTCCAAACGTCGGGCCGGGACGGTAGGCGAAGCCCATCTTCGCAAGGCGCTGCAACCGACCGCTGTGAGTCCTTTCGCAAAAGAGGACATAACGAGAAACGAGGCTGCAAGTGAGGTTCGTGACCTCCGCAATGTTGCGGTTCAGCGCTTCTTTCAATTCGGGGGTAGGCAGCGCGGAAGTGAAAAAGGCAAGACCGGTGTGCATCAATTCTTCGTAGCGGGCATCTGCACGCGTGGCCACCGAATCGCCCATTTGCATGATCCTTGCGTAGACCGATCGACCATATCCATTTCCGGCGAATTCAAGTGTTGTAGCGTTGTGTCTGGGCCCGATGAACAGGTTGTATAGGCCGACTGCCCTTGTGAACCGTTCGGGAAGCGTACCATCCCTATTGAAACTTAGTGCCTGCGGACTGATATTTTCCGAAATGATATTGATGATTTCACTTCGAACGTGCCCCTGCGGGGCAAAACCGGCGGTTTGCGCGAGTTCAATCGCGAGCCGGTCGGCTTCTCGCGGAATAGCGGCCAATTTGACGCAAAATGCCCGCGCGGCCCTATCGATCCGTGCCACCTCCCGGAAGTGCGAAGCGACAACGATCATGAGCACGGCTACAATCGGAGCATATTGAGCGAGCTGCGCTTGCGCTTCGGGATTAACGTGTATCAACGTGCTGACAATGAAGTCGAACCCGATGCTACCCTGCACCAGTCCAATCATCACGACGATCCACAGCGGTATCATCAAGGCGTAGTAAAATATCACGCCCCAGAAGAATAGTGCGAACGTAGTACCGGAGCGATTGGTAGGTGGAGAGTTGAAGCGGGCCCAGGCGACTACAAAGAGTGCCGAGACCGCAATAATCCATTCGCTCTTCGCAACGATTTCTCGAATGATGTCCATGTTATGCGCTCCCACATAGCAGGCGACGCTTGCATAATTGGCTCTGCCCTCGCCGAGGCAGGGCGCAATTTCTAATGAGGGGGCATCATGGAGGCGCGTCTCGCATCTGCACACGTGCCCCGAGTAACTTAGAAAGGTACACCGAGCGACCAAGCTGTAATGTGAAGTGCCCCACACTTGGCTAGATCTATGCTCGGTTGAGTCGGCCATCGCTGCGGTGGGCGCATCAGAAAAGGGTGGGGGACCGTTACCAGGCTGCGGCAAGCGAACAACATCCAGCGTCGCTGCCCCGAACTTCAGATGTGCGGGGTATTTGCCGAGTTCGAGCGTCGAAAGGTAACGACGGCGATACGCTCTACCAGACGTCTGATCGACGTATTAACCCGCAGTTCAGCCACCGTGGCGACTCGCGCCCGCTTGTCGACGCACCCAACCTTGGGTAGTTTTACTTTTGTTATCCTGCGATATTCGCTGATCATAGCTTTTAGTTCATTCAGAGGGAGGCCACAGATGAAGGAAATTAAGCCGGTTCATATGGGCGACAGTGGTCCCAAAGTAGCCAACCTGCAGAATGGCTTATTGTTTCTTCTATTCCATGAGCCCGGCATTTCGGACAACAACCGTGAATCTCTTCGACGGCTTCTCGGACCCGAGCTACGCACGCGGACGTATGGGAGAGCGACCGCGGAACTTGTTGGGATATACCAGTATCAGCTGAAGAACTGGCCTGACTACCTGCCCCGGGCCCCTCAATGGCTTAAAGAAATAGTGCGAGACATGCCGATTTCGACCAATACCGGCAGAGGCAACGGTGACGTCGACGGGGGGACGGCGAGGGCTCTAAACTGGCTTCTCAAAAAATTCGGCGCGCTCTAGCTAGTGGCCATCAGCGTGGTGCTCTCAATAGACAACACCACGCGTTATCGATCATTGATCACTTCGATGAGGTGCTTGACGATGCCCCGTTCCGGCTTGTGATGCGTTCGTGCGGCCGGTCACCTGAACGAACAAGCTCGACGAATTTGACGTGCCAATCAAAGCCCCCAAGAAGGCCCACACTCGATCCGGCTGGTTCACTATTTCATGGGACATGCGGTACAGAGTGATTGTGCAGCCGCCACTGGCGATCAATCCGCCAAACGGCGATCTGGTGGCTGACTCTGGGTCGACGTGAAATGGCCACAGGTCGTTTGTGCGACCATACGCCAGCATTTCCTCGTGATCGACGGTGTACTCCGCCGACGTCCAACTATCTCCAACATTCAAGTCCTCGAAGTAGACCATACCCATGAACGAACTCCATGCGCCGCCTCCCCGGGTGAAAGCAGGAAGGCGCACGGCCCGGCCCAGCTGTGGACCACAATCGGAGCAGGCGCGCCTCAAGACGACATCGCCTCTAATCGTTCAAGGCGCCTCGAAAACAAGGCGAAGCTGAAGCTTAACATCTTGACAAGAACTCGAAAACAGCGCCGGTGAATGCTGCCCGATCACGGCTCGGCTCCTCATGGCCGACAATTTTGAAGTACAACCAACTGAGCCCCGGGATGCATTTGCTGATCGCCTTACTGACTAGACTAGCGCGTAGATGGCGGCGTTTCTCGCCGCATGACAAGCGTCGGTTGGGACACTCAGCAGGTCGCATGTGATGGCCGGCGGTGCCGGAGCGGCTAACAGCAGCGGCATCGTCAGGGCATTGTCGAGGCAGCCTTGTCTGCCTCGCATGCGGCTCGCGGTCGAAGCCGCCAGGTCCGCGATCCCGAGAGGATGCGACGGCTTTCGGCCAACTGCCGCGAGCGCTGCAGCATGCAGCGCGGGCGGTTTAGAGATCGACGGCTATTCAAAATTGCCTATTGATGCTCCGCTTTGACTCAGGGCTGCAGCGCTTCGGATGAGGGCGACCGGCACCGGCAGCAGCGCCGCGGACCTCGATACCTGCCATCAAAAAATTCGGCCCCTTACGAAGTGTGATCCCATTCACATTCGGTCTGGCGAACGGGGTCTAAGATCAAACTTGGTAGACTTGGGCAAGGATGTCCGTCCTGCTTAGGAAAGACAACGCGTTCGCGGTGCATCAGTCTACGATAAAGGCTGCATTCATCGTTAGGTTTCGGTCTCGACAGACATATTGAAGTCGATGTGGCGCGCGGTCCTGGAATGGATGGCGAACGCTCTTGTTGACAGCCTTCGGCGACGGTACGAAAATTGTCATGAACCATAGAAGTGCTTCGGTGAGCCATCGAACGTAAGGATCAAGCTCAACGAGGACCATGCCGCTCGGTGTTTCAACCTGGAGGCAGGATCATGCGTTCAAGATCTCAGATTTGTGCAGCGCTCCAGGGCGTCCCTGTCATGACACGGGAAGCCGCGGCGATTTTAGTCGTGGACATGGTCGAGTCGGTACGTTTGATAGGGCAAGACGAGGAAGGTGTCGTCTGTCGCTGGCTGAAGCTTGTCGATCGGGTGGTAACGCAGGTGCTTCCTGCCCGTGGTGGCCGTCTTGTTAAGAGTCTCGGCGACGGGATGCTGCTCGAATTCGGCGACGTCCGGCTCGCGGCCTCAGCGGCGTTTGCAATCCAGCAGGAAAGTGCTCAGGCAAGTTCCGGATTGCCTGCTGATGAACAAATGTTTCTGCGAATGGGCATAGAGGTCGGCGACGTGATTGTCGATCATCACGATATCTATGGACGAGACGTCAACTTAGCAGCTCGATTGGCGTCCCTCGCCGGCCCAAACGAGGTGGTCATCTCGGCGCAGGCTCGGGACCTGTTAACCCCAACCCTGGATGCCGAAATCGAAGACCTTGGCGAATGTTACGTCAAGCACATCCAGCAACCCCTTCGGGCCTACCGGATCGGCCCAGCCGGCCCCAGGCCTGTAGTCAAATGCACAGCGTTACTGGGTGAGTTACGGCCGTCGATTGCGATTATTCCCTTCGTACCTCGCCCCCAAGCAATCGACCAGGAACTTCTTGGCGAGGTGCTAGCCGAGGAAATCATCAGGGCGTTTTCCCGATGCCCGGACATTGCCGTGCTCTCGCGCCTTTCGACGACGGCATTTCGATGGCGTCAATTTAACATGGAAGACGTCCGTCAGCACCTCGGTGCGAACTTTGTGCTGTCAGGATCTTATCGTGCCGACGACCATCGTGTGACGCTAAACTTAGAATTGGCTGAGGTCAGGTCCCAACGTGTCGTATGGGCCGACCAACTGGCCCACAGCATTCCAGGCATTCTGAATGGGCAACAGGAGCTGATTAGCCAGATCGTCTCCAAGGTCGCGAACGCAATTCAATTTTGCGAATTGCAGCGAGCGCGCTCCAGCCCCCTCCCAACCTTGGAGAGTTACTCGCTCCTGATGAGCGCCATTACGTTGATGCACCGAATGTCGGCTGCCGACTTTTCGGAAGCCCGGCACCTGCTACAGGCCCTTATTGAACGCGCGCCGCGTCATGCAGTTCCCCATTCCTGGATGGCTCAATGGTATGTCTTGCGGATCCAGCAAGGATGGACCGAGGATTCAACTAAGGACCGGAGTTGTGCCCTCGATTGCACAAAGCGTGCGCTCGACACAGATCCGGACAGCTCTCTTGCTCTAGCAGTTAGTGGGTTGGTCCACACTCATATGACCAGGGAGCTTGACATTGCTGCCGAGCGCTACGCGCTGGCGGTGCGCGCGAACTCAAATAACTCGCTTGCCTGGTTGCTCAAGGGAACACTGCATGCATTCAGGGATGAGGGAGCTCATGCCGTCGCTGATACACAGAGGGCGATCAGATTGTCACCTCTCGATCCCCATCGATATTACTACGACACTCTGGCAGCGACCGCTTATCTTGCCGCTCGTAAATATGAGCTTGCGCTCAAATATGCCCGCCGCTCGCTCAAAGCCAATCGCCGTCACACCTCGACACTGAGAGCGATGGCAATCGCACAGTGGCAACTTGGACACGACCTGGACGCACGTCAAACCGTGGCCGAATTGATGAGCTTGGAGCCCGGGTTGACGATAACAGGATATCTCAGGCGCACCCCTAGCGCTGGATGCAGGACTGGCCAGGAATGGTCCAGTGCACTGCGGCAGGCTGGTGTTCCAGGATGACTCCTTTGGCCGCGGATTGCGCCGGTGCGCTATGGCATCCAGTGCAATCCTCCACCCCAAGCGTAGGAGGCAAGTATGAGCAGCTTCACCGTTGGACTTAGTGGCGCAAGCGGAGCAAGTGGCGCCAGCGGCGCGAGTGGCGCCAGCGGCGCGAGTGGCGCGAGCGGCGCCAGCGGAGCCGCGGGCGGCGCCATCGGCGGATTTGTGTTCAGTGGTCCGGGTTATAACCCGCTTTACATCGATGCGCTGATTACCAACCGCGATGGAATTGTGGGGGCATGGTCGCGCCCGGAGCGGGTACCTCGGCCACTCACACTTGAGGATGACCGCGAAGTAAACCTCGCACGACTGGGAGCCGGCGAGCGGGCGAGCATTTTTGATTTCGAACTCATCTCGCGCATCTCATTTCTTGCGGATGGAGAGGGCGAGGGTCGTACAATGTCTATCGTGAGCGGCGACGGCCTCCTTGCAAGCTTCCGCCGTCCCGACCCGAAAATCTTTCTGGATCAACTGGCCCTCGTCGCATCCTACGCTGATCTCCGCCCCGATCGTGCAGTAGAGATCGTGTCTCAATTGAGTGTTCCGCAGGCTTTCTTCGGATCCATCACATTTTTGCACCCGGAGCGAACACGATGGACGATGGAGCTGATCCTCGCAGCTCTGCGGTTCGCCTACACGGTGGAGATGCGCATTAAGCATGCGCTGGCCTGCCGCCGGCCACATGAATACTCGCCTCAAATACAGCCCATAATAGCTTGTCCGCTGCACGGTACGTTGCCCAGCGGCCATGCGACTGAGGCCTTTATGTTCGCGCATCTGTTGGCGGTTCTCTCCAACGACCCGGAAAGATCGCAAAGCGTTTGGGCGAATCAGCTTATGCGGCAGGCAGCCCGCATTGCAATCAACCGCACGGTGGCCGGCGTGCACTTTCCGGTCGACAGCGTCGCCGGCACCCTCTTGGGCCTGACACTGGCCGAATACCTGGTGAGTCTCTGCAGAGGAAAACGAGAAGAGTGCCACTTTTGTGATTTCAATGGACCGAGGTATCCGCTTCAC
This genomic interval from Bradyrhizobium sp. CB82 contains the following:
- a CDS encoding MaoC/PaaZ C-terminal domain-containing protein, with the translated sequence MGMVYFEDLNVGDSWTSAEYTVDHEEMLAYGRTNDLWPFHVDPESATRSPFGGLIASGGCTITLYRMSHEIVNQPDRVWAFLGALIGTSNSSSLFVQVTGRTNASQAGTGHRQAPHRSDQ
- a CDS encoding adenylate/guanylate cyclase domain-containing protein, yielding MTREAAAILVVDMVESVRLIGQDEEGVVCRWLKLVDRVVTQVLPARGGRLVKSLGDGMLLEFGDVRLAASAAFAIQQESAQASSGLPADEQMFLRMGIEVGDVIVDHHDIYGRDVNLAARLASLAGPNEVVISAQARDLLTPTLDAEIEDLGECYVKHIQQPLRAYRIGPAGPRPVVKCTALLGELRPSIAIIPFVPRPQAIDQELLGEVLAEEIIRAFSRCPDIAVLSRLSTTAFRWRQFNMEDVRQHLGANFVLSGSYRADDHRVTLNLELAEVRSQRVVWADQLAHSIPGILNGQQELISQIVSKVANAIQFCELQRARSSPLPTLESYSLLMSAITLMHRMSAADFSEARHLLQALIERAPRHAVPHSWMAQWYVLRIQQGWTEDSTKDRSCALDCTKRALDTDPDSSLALAVSGLVHTHMTRELDIAAERYALAVRANSNNSLAWLLKGTLHAFRDEGAHAVADTQRAIRLSPLDPHRYYYDTLAATAYLAARKYELALKYARRSLKANRRHTSTLRAMAIAQWQLGHDLDARQTVAELMSLEPGLTITGYLRRTPSAGCRTGQEWSSALRQAGVPG
- a CDS encoding phosphatase PAP2 family protein produces the protein MSSFTVGLSGASGASGASGASGASGASGASGASGAAGGAIGGFVFSGPGYNPLYIDALITNRDGIVGAWSRPERVPRPLTLEDDREVNLARLGAGERASIFDFELISRISFLADGEGEGRTMSIVSGDGLLASFRRPDPKIFLDQLALVASYADLRPDRAVEIVSQLSVPQAFFGSITFLHPERTRWTMELILAALRFAYTVEMRIKHALACRRPHEYSPQIQPIIACPLHGTLPSGHATEAFMFAHLLAVLSNDPERSQSVWANQLMRQAARIAINRTVAGVHFPVDSVAGTLLGLTLAEYLVSLCRGKREECHFCDFNGPRYPLHGDGGISADFNWQNFYDVEARRLRLKEAVVGRYATVKARPLSAAASKPLEWLWEKATSEWSE